The DNA region TCACTCACGTGGGCCGACAGATCCTGCTCGCGCCGGGTTCATCCAAGCTGTTTACGGAAGCCGCTCGACTGGTCCACGATGTTCTCGGGTATCCTTTCGTCTGCGTGTTCAGCGTCGAGGAGGAAACCGAACAACTCATCCTCCGGGCAGCAGAGGGAATATTTCCCCAGACGATCCCCATCGGTTCCCGACAGAATCTCTATCACGGGATGGCCGGCTGGGTGGCTCGTCACGGTGAGCCTGTGCTGGCCAACGATGTGACGAAGGAACCTCGGTTCCTCCGCCTCTATGCGGAAACGAAAGCGGAGCTTGACGTGCCCATCGCCCTGGAGGGGCGCACGCGGGGTGTGCTGGCCATTCACAGTGATCGGCCGTTCGCCTTCACCAATGATGACCTTTTGCTGGCCGAGATCGTTGCCGGATACATAGCCGTCGGTCTGCACATGGCCCGGTTGCTCGAAGAGAGCCACAAGCGCAGCGATCGGCTCGCGCAGATGGAACAAAGCTGGCGCCTTTTGATCGAGACTCTTCCCTTCGGCATCCTTGTCGTTCAAAACGACGCGATTCGCTACGCCAACCGCCGTGCCGCTGAACTGACGGGATATTCCCCGGATGAGCTGTATGGGCTGCGAAGCTTCTCCGGGATCGTCGCCGAGAGCTGTCGCGATGCCCTCCACGCACAGGAGGAATATCCGGGCGGAGGCTCGGAATCGGCTCTTGTTCGGCTGACGCTTGTGAGGAAAGATCGTCGCCCTCTGACCTTTGACGTGATCCGATCGCCGCTCGCCTGGGAGGGTCATCCGGCATCCGTGCTCGTTCTCACCGAGGCGAATCAGCACCCGGTATCCCGCGAGCAGGACCTGCATGCCGAGAAGCTGGCCGCCATCACTCAGTTCGTATCCGGGATCGCCCATGAACTGAACAGCCCCCTCACGAGCATCGTCGGCTATTCCGAGCTGGTACTCTCCGAAGGACGACTGAGCGAGTCGGTCAAGCGCGATCTGGAAATGATCGTCACGCAAGCTCATCGGGCGCGCAAAGTCGTGCAGAACCTGCTCGCTTTCGCCCGGTGGTACACTCCAGAAAAGCGTCCCGTCAACATCAATGACGTGATCGAAGCGGCTCTCCGGGAACGCGCCTCGCAACATGAGGCGGCGCACATCCGCGTGAAGCGCGATTTCGCTTCCGATCTCCCGAACGTTCTCGCCGATCGCGCCCAGCTCCAGCAAGTCTTCCTCAACATCATCATCAATGCCGAGCAGGCCATGACCGATGCGCATGGCGGCGGCACGCTCGTCATCCAAACGCGGATGAAGAAAAAAGTTCAGGGAGAAAAGGAAAGCCCGGTGGTGGAAATTCGCTTTCAGGACGACGGGCCGGGCATCTCGCCGGAGAACCTGCGGCGCATCTTCGATCCCTTTTTCACCACCAAGCCGCCGGGCGTGGGAACGGGCCTGGGACTCTCGATCTGCTATGGCATCATCAAGGAACATGGCGGGGACATCTATGCGCTGAGCCGCGAGGGTCACGGGGCCACCTTCATCGTTGAGCTTCCCCTGTCGCTGACCGTGACGACTAAAGATGCGTCCGATTGGCGCTCCGGATGAGATCCGGCCGCTACTCTGGAGGATGAAACGCCTCCACCGGAGGCGCGTGATCATACGATTTCCAAAAATCGAGCCACGCGTGCGCGCGCGGCCGGGTGAAACCCCGGGTGACGCGCCGAGAGAAATTTCTCCAGCCCGCGGCGTCGGAGGGCAAACGCAGCCGGTGGGTGTCCCTCACGCGGGATATGTCAGGGATTTCTGAGAGTATGAGTGGCGAACGTCACTGGATACCGCCAGGAAAGGAGGTGTTCGCAGCGCAATGAAAAAGAGCATC from Blastocatellia bacterium includes:
- a CDS encoding GAF domain-containing protein gives rise to the protein MVLARAVQQLTQPMEPDERILQRIHEILNRSRQLALLNLLLASVHHSLEEDQVLKNAVQWALEALPCEAGGIYLLDDSSAELTLAFSHGVPHSFLSSFSRVKAGEGVIGQIVEQGEPVVVQLTAMDSRVLSPGLSREGFQLFLAIPLRSRELRVGVLFLASRQTWELPETFRQFLDSLGEIIGTALEHARRYRRTVELSERERRRAAHLHHVTHVGRQILLAPGSSKLFTEAARLVHDVLGYPFVCVFSVEEETEQLILRAAEGIFPQTIPIGSRQNLYHGMAGWVARHGEPVLANDVTKEPRFLRLYAETKAELDVPIALEGRTRGVLAIHSDRPFAFTNDDLLLAEIVAGYIAVGLHMARLLEESHKRSDRLAQMEQSWRLLIETLPFGILVVQNDAIRYANRRAAELTGYSPDELYGLRSFSGIVAESCRDALHAQEEYPGGGSESALVRLTLVRKDRRPLTFDVIRSPLAWEGHPASVLVLTEANQHPVSREQDLHAEKLAAITQFVSGIAHELNSPLTSIVGYSELVLSEGRLSESVKRDLEMIVTQAHRARKVVQNLLAFARWYTPEKRPVNINDVIEAALRERASQHEAAHIRVKRDFASDLPNVLADRAQLQQVFLNIIINAEQAMTDAHGGGTLVIQTRMKKKVQGEKESPVVEIRFQDDGPGISPENLRRIFDPFFTTKPPGVGTGLGLSICYGIIKEHGGDIYALSREGHGATFIVELPLSLTVTTKDASDWRSG